In a genomic window of Zerene cesonia ecotype Mississippi chromosome Z, Zerene_cesonia_1.1, whole genome shotgun sequence:
- the LOC119835645 gene encoding glycine cleavage system H protein-like: MALSCVVRAVARAHRTSLVSCCRRAHTLQHKGRLYTKKHEWVSVDGGIGTVGISDYAQEALGEVVFAQLPEVGKEIRAGEECGALESVKAAGEVYSPVSGLVTEKNDEVESSPALINKSCYSQGWLFRVKLSAPEELQQLMDQTTYDTYLKDLH, from the exons ATGGCTCTGAGCTGTGTAGTAAGGGCGGTCGCACGCGCACACCGCACCTCCCTCGTCTCATGTTGTCGTAGGGCACACACACTGCAACACAAAG GGCGGTTATATACCAAGAAACATGAGTGGGTATCAGTGGACGGCGGCATTGGTACGGTCGGCATTTCAGACTATGCTCAA GAAGCTCTAGGGGAGGTGGTGTTCGCTCAGCTGCCAGAGGTGGGTAAGGAGATCAGAGCTGGCGAGGAGTGTGGAGCCCTCGAGAGCGTAAAGGCAGCTGGGGAAGTCTACTCGCCTGTGTCTGGATTA GTAACGGAAAAGAACGACGAAGTAGAATCCAGTCCGGCGCTCATCAACAAATCCTGTTACAGCCAGGGTTGGCTGTTCAGGGTCAAGCTGTCCGCTCCGGAGGAGCTGCAGCAGCTGATGGACCAGACCACATACGACACTTATCTTAAGGACCTGCACTGA